CTGGCGGCGAAGCCATGGAAGAGTCCGCGCGCGAATTCCGGACGGTGAGTCCTGACCCAGCGCGCTGCTTCCTCGAAGCCGAACTCCTCCGCAAGCTGGGCGACGACGGGCCGGTCGAGC
This DNA window, taken from Planctomycetota bacterium, encodes the following:
- a CDS encoding DUF5049 domain-containing protein, translated to MAKVKVPKAVLDGLEAVRRSGLTNMLDRPVVAQLAEEFGFEEAARWVRTHRPEFARGLFHGFAAREEKK